In Glandiceps talaboti chromosome 14, keGlaTala1.1, whole genome shotgun sequence, a single genomic region encodes these proteins:
- the LOC144445756 gene encoding uncharacterized protein LOC144445756 codes for MEEWALVYFQEEDCYCSIPRDHIVAGDYEEKKKVKVKWAHYDAINNTDTEDIYDATVIKIGMGTWSNLGRARLEKNSGTFRHLGALLPITKVVGAFTEDSTVNRRTKKIVNQAEVQNVMKLKEARQRQKLNGPRERKPSARKLGYTGGSSPVKTSNVKKTRGQSTKKRPASTSPPMETTVPKAKRKSQNNATAAKKPNKGVTREVLHGRSKAKSEANKAKNEANKAKTAARNSEAAAYFAHKFSGNGRSPVASQTQSERPSIPPTTIHQTSLTPPPQQTSTCINRQQASPPTTMHQTSLTPPPRQTSMGINRQQPSPQTTMHQTSLTPPPQQTSMGINRQRPSPQTTMHQTSLTPPPQQTSTGINRQQPSPQTTMHQTSLTPPPQQTSKGINRLQASPQTTMHQTSLTPPPQQTSMGINRQRPSPQTTMHQTSLTPPPQQTSAGINRQQPSPPTTIHQTPLTPPSQQTSTDINRQPTSLLQSLSPTFSGSGQRHMQQQSSGYQVSAHSTTSHASKYTGTTLSPASSSTPSHVDTQYGMDDHIFDTWQHTPNNSSDDDDIEMSTSHIFGMAMSTVNETLRDDDNPMSFPFSNANGSGGTCTSTSPSILNMDDGKQSQPTGVTECQNCAIYKDEITRLKTQTLVPVPSPEAAEYIKQLFLVLCGMKIGEQGTNNNHRTQSMDQTSDDTCYKKPGQGMTQLVPNEPVYMSAIVLTSILSECKKDAKKLFHKLIEYYFPVAVLAVSTGSDVKQSSAGKVPLDQSIVKTLKSYARAAAFKNNENVTDRDLNRILTNKCTAAKRSIGKKLKEYKRMDDNNEKSNYM; via the exons ATGGAAGAATGGGCTTTAGTTTATTTTCAAGAGGAAGACTGTTACTGTTCTATTCCAAGGGATCACATAGTAGCAGGGGATTatgaagagaaaaaaaaagtcaaggtcaaatgggCTCATTACGATGCCATAAACAACACGGACACCGAAGACATATACGATGCCACTGTCATAAAAATAG GAATGGGTACATGGTCAAACTTGGGACGTGCGAGGCTAGAAAAGAATTCTGG GACGTTCCGACATCTCGGGGCCTTGCTGCCAATTACAAAAGTGGTTGGTGCGTTCACGGAAGACTCGACAGTGAACAGAA GAACTAAAAAGATAGTCAACCAAGCagaagtacaaaatgtaatgaaattaaaagaagCCAGACAGAGGCAAAAATTAAATGGACCAAGAGAGAGAAAGCCCAGTGCCCGTAAATTGGGCTACACTGGAGGATCAAGTCCAGTAAAGAcatcaaatgtcaaaaaaacaCGTGGTCAGTCAACAAAGAAAAGACCAGCTTCGACTTCACCACCGATGGAGACCACTGTTCCTAAAGCCAaaagaaaatcacaaaataatgccaCAGCAGCTAAGAAACCTAACAAAGGAGTAACAAGAGAAGTGCTGCATGGAAGGAGCAAAGCCAAAAGTGAAGCCAACAAAGCCAAAAATGAAGCCAACAAAGCCAAAACTGCAGCCAGGAACAGTGAGGCGGCAGCATATTTTGCTCACAAGTTTTCTGGTAATGGTAGAAGCCCAGTAGCATCACAAACTCAGAGTGAAAGACCATCTATACCACCAACCACCATTCATCAGACCTCACTAACACCACCACCTCAACAGACATCAACCTGTATCAACAGGCAACAGGCATCACCACCAACCACCATGCATCAGACCTCACTAACTCCACCACCTCGACAGACATCGATGGGTATCAACAGGCAACAGCCATCACCACAAACCACCATGCATCAGACCTCACTAACTCCACCACCTCAACAGACATCGATGGGTATCAACAGGCAACGGCCATCACCACAAACCACCATGCATCAAACCTCACTAACTCCACCACCTCAACAGACATCAACAGGTATCAACAGGCAACAGCCATCACCACAAACCACCATGCATCAGACCTCACTAACACCACCACCTCAACAGACATCAAAGGGTATCAACAGGCTACAGGCATCACCACAAACCACCATGCATCAGACCTCACTAACTCCACCACCTCAACAGACATCGATGGGTATCAACAGGCAACGGCCATCACCACAAACCACCATGCATCAGACCTCACTAACACCACCACCTCAACAGACATCAGCAGGTATCAACAGGCAACAGCCATCACCACCAACCACCATACATCAGACCCCACTAACACCACCATCTCAACAGACATCAACTGATATCAACAGGCAACCGACATCTCTTCTCCAGTCACTCTCTCCAACATTTAGTGGTTCAGGTCAAAGGCATATGCAGCAGCAGTCAAGTGGTTATCAAGTATCAGCTCATTCTACTACCTCACATGCCTCCAAGTACACTGGTACCACATTATCACCAGCAAGCAGTAGCACGCCCAGCCATGTGGATACTCAATATGGTATGGATGATCATATTTTTGATACCTGGCAACACACCCCAAATAATTcatctgatgatgatgacatcGAAATGAGCACATCACATATTTTTGGGATGGCTATGAGCACAGTTAATGAGACACTAAGAGATGATGATAACCCAATGAGTTTCCCATTCTCAAATGCAAATGGAAGTGGTGGTACCTGTACTTCTACCAGCCCATCTATCCTTAACATGGATGATGGAAAGCAAAGCCAGCCAACAGGTGTGACTGAATGCCAGAATTGTGCTATATACAAAGATGAAATTACAAGGCTAAAAACCCAAACCCTAGTGCCAG tgCCTTCACCAGAAGCAGCTGAGTACATAAAGCAACTATTTCTTGTTCTTTGTGGCATGAAAATAGGG GAACAAGGAACAAACAACAATCACCGCACCCAATCCATGGATCAGACTTCGGATGACACATGTTACAAAAAACCAGGTCAA GGTATGACTCAACTTGTACCAAATGAACCAGTATATATGTCAGCTATAGTTCTTACCAGTATCTTATCTGAGTGCAAAAAAGACGCCAAGAAACTGTTTCACAAGTTGATTGAATACTATTTTCCTGTTGCGGTTTTAGCAGTTTCGACAGGCTCTGATGTTAAACAGAGCTCAGCAGGAAAAGTTCCCCTGGATCAGAGCATTGTGAAGACCCTGAAAT CATATGCAAGAGCAGCTGCctttaaaaacaatgaaaatgtaACGGATAGAGATCTGAACAGAATTCTCACTAATAAATGCACAGCTGCGAAGAGGTCAATAGGGAAGAAACTGAAGGAGTATAAAAGGATGGATGACAATAATGAAAAG aGTAACTACATGTGA
- the LOC144445665 gene encoding uncharacterized protein LOC144445665 isoform X2: protein MSTRTQRDREKSKQEKFQGVLARLLREEDNKYCADCDAKGPRWASWNIGIFVCIRCAGIHRNLGVHISRVKSVNLDTWTEEQITSMDNMGNKKARDIYEAHLPPTFRRPQTDSPLENFIRCKYEKKQYMDKSFNPQAAKSESSSTNNSTLDNNALICVKKEIRYDETEREKKKRERRERSSSLTLSKPAEAASVPRPQATQAAQQPVQQSKAAVQASPPPQEGSITNSLISTSPVAAPQQQQQPAKQSAVSDLLSLDTPAPSSSNDLLGMTFNGTPSSMQPNLVPQTENQNPLDEPLFGTATANTAEEEASSPEKSKKSKDSIMALYGSSSNQTMYNVPGGVYMPQTQTQPQNQFNMAQPMTNGPASGMMYGQQQPPQQQQQQQQPQQQPQQAGFNLMGQPQQQPPQQQQIYNAQLQQQQYLQQYQMQQQYQQQYQMQQVQQVQQQMQALRVGTHPSTTQMGWQQASPGLQQGIPAAAGNGGWGAMSTGHTLSNQLWK, encoded by the exons GACCAAGGTGGGCATCATGGAACATcggtatatttgtatgtattcgGTGTGCTGGTATCCATCGTAATCTAGGAGTCCACATATCCAGGGTTAAATCAGTCAATTTAGATACATGGACAGAAGAACAAATTACG tCTATGGACAATATGGGAAACAAAAAGGCTAGAGATATTTATGAAGCTCATTTGCCACCAACATTTAGAAGACCACAGACAGATTC ACCACTGGAAAACTTTATACGATGCAAGTATGAGAAGAAACAGTACATGGATAAGTCTTTTAACCCTCAGGCAGCAAAG AGTGAAAGCAGTAGTACTAATAATAGTACACTTGATAACAATGCTTTGATATGTGTG aaGAAAGAGATTAGGTATGATGAAACTGAGAGAGAAAAGAAGAAACGTGAAAGAAGAGAAAGATCCTCATCACTTACATTGTCCAAACCAGCTGAG GCTGCTTCTGTACCACGCCCTCAAGCCACCCAAGCTGCACAACAACCTGTGCAGCAAAGCAAGGCAGCTGTACAGGCTTCACCtccaccacaagagggcagtaTAACCAATAGTCTCATATCTACTTCACCAGTAGCAGcgccacaacaacaacaacaaccagcCAAACAATCAGCTGTTTCAGATTTATTGTCACTGG ATACACCAGCCCCAAGTTCATCAAACGATCTCCTAGGCATGACATTCAATGGTACTCCTAGTAGTATGCAACCAAATTTAGTTCCGCAAACAGAAAACCAGAATCCTCTAGATGAACCATTGTTTGGTACAGCTACTGCTAACACTGCAGAAGAAGAAGCTAGCAGTCCAGAAAAGTCCAAGAAGTCTAAAGATTCCATTATGGCACTGTATGGGTCGTCTAGTAACCaaactatgtataatgtaccTG GTGGTGTGTATATGCCTCAGACCCAAACTCAACCTCAAAACCAGTTTAACATGGCTCAACCAATGACCAATGGACCAGCATCTGGTATGATGTATGGTCAACAGcaaccaccacaacaacaacaacagcaacagcaaccaCAACAGCAACCACAACAAGCAGGCTTCAACCTGATGGGACAGCCACAGCAACAGCCACCACAACAACAGCAGATATACAACGCACagctacaacaacaacagtactTGCAACAG TATCAAATGCAGCAGCAGTATCAACAGCAG TACCAAATGCAGCAAGTTCAACAG GTTCAACAACAAATGCAAGCACTCCGAGTAGGTACACATCCTAGCACCACTCAAATGGGCTGGCAACAAGCTTCTCCAGGACTTCAACAAGGTATCCCGGCAGCAGCTGGAAACGGAGGATGGGGTGCCATGTCAACAggccacacccttagcaaccaATTATGGAAATGA
- the LOC144445665 gene encoding stromal membrane-associated protein 1-like isoform X4: MSTRTQRDREKSKQEKFQGVLARLLREEDNKYCADCDAKGPRWASWNIGIFVCIRCAGIHRNLGVHISRVKSVNLDTWTEEQITSMDNMGNKKARDIYEAHLPPTFRRPQTDSRPLENFIRCKYEKKQYMDKSFNPQAAKKKEIRYDETEREKKKRERRERSSSLTLSKPAEAASVPRPQATQAAQQPVQQSKAAVQASPPPQEGSITNSLISTSPVAAPQQQQQPAKQSAVSDLLSLDTPAPSSSNDLLGMTFNGTPSSMQPNLVPQTENQNPLDEPLFGTATANTAEEEASSPEKSKKSKDSIMALYGSSSNQTMYNVPGGVYMPQTQTQPQNQFNMAQPMTNGPASGMMYGQQQPPQQQQQQQQPQQQPQQAGFNLMGQPQQQPPQQQQIYNAQLQQQQYLQQYQMQQQYQQQYQMQQVQQVQQQMQALRVGTHPSTTQMGWQQASPGLQQGIPAAAGNGGWGAMSTGHTLSNQLWK, translated from the exons GACCAAGGTGGGCATCATGGAACATcggtatatttgtatgtattcgGTGTGCTGGTATCCATCGTAATCTAGGAGTCCACATATCCAGGGTTAAATCAGTCAATTTAGATACATGGACAGAAGAACAAATTACG tCTATGGACAATATGGGAAACAAAAAGGCTAGAGATATTTATGAAGCTCATTTGCCACCAACATTTAGAAGACCACAGACAGATTC AAGACCACTGGAAAACTTTATACGATGCAAGTATGAGAAGAAACAGTACATGGATAAGTCTTTTAACCCTCAGGCAGCAAAG aaGAAAGAGATTAGGTATGATGAAACTGAGAGAGAAAAGAAGAAACGTGAAAGAAGAGAAAGATCCTCATCACTTACATTGTCCAAACCAGCTGAG GCTGCTTCTGTACCACGCCCTCAAGCCACCCAAGCTGCACAACAACCTGTGCAGCAAAGCAAGGCAGCTGTACAGGCTTCACCtccaccacaagagggcagtaTAACCAATAGTCTCATATCTACTTCACCAGTAGCAGcgccacaacaacaacaacaaccagcCAAACAATCAGCTGTTTCAGATTTATTGTCACTGG ATACACCAGCCCCAAGTTCATCAAACGATCTCCTAGGCATGACATTCAATGGTACTCCTAGTAGTATGCAACCAAATTTAGTTCCGCAAACAGAAAACCAGAATCCTCTAGATGAACCATTGTTTGGTACAGCTACTGCTAACACTGCAGAAGAAGAAGCTAGCAGTCCAGAAAAGTCCAAGAAGTCTAAAGATTCCATTATGGCACTGTATGGGTCGTCTAGTAACCaaactatgtataatgtaccTG GTGGTGTGTATATGCCTCAGACCCAAACTCAACCTCAAAACCAGTTTAACATGGCTCAACCAATGACCAATGGACCAGCATCTGGTATGATGTATGGTCAACAGcaaccaccacaacaacaacaacagcaacagcaaccaCAACAGCAACCACAACAAGCAGGCTTCAACCTGATGGGACAGCCACAGCAACAGCCACCACAACAACAGCAGATATACAACGCACagctacaacaacaacagtactTGCAACAG TATCAAATGCAGCAGCAGTATCAACAGCAG TACCAAATGCAGCAAGTTCAACAG GTTCAACAACAAATGCAAGCACTCCGAGTAGGTACACATCCTAGCACCACTCAAATGGGCTGGCAACAAGCTTCTCCAGGACTTCAACAAGGTATCCCGGCAGCAGCTGGAAACGGAGGATGGGGTGCCATGTCAACAggccacacccttagcaaccaATTATGGAAATGA
- the LOC144445665 gene encoding uncharacterized protein LOC144445665 isoform X3, which produces MSTRTQRDREKSKQEKFQGVLARLLREEDNKYCADCDAKGPRWASWNIGIFVCIRCAGIHRNLGVHISRVKSVNLDTWTEEQITSMDNMGNKKARDIYEAHLPPTFRRPQTDSRPLENFIRCKYEKKQYMDKSFNPQAAKSESSSTNNSTLDNNALICVKKEIRYDETEREKKKRERRERSSSLTLSKPAEAASVPRPQATQAAQQPVQQSKAAVQASPPPQEGSITNSLISTSPVAAPQQQQQPAKQSAVSDLLSLDTPAPSSSNDLLGMTFNGTPSSMQPNLVPQTENQNPLDEPLFGTATANTAEEEASSPEKSKKSKDSIMALYGSSSNQTMYNVPGGVYMPQTQTQPQNQFNMAQPMTNGPASGMMYGQQQPPQQQQQQQQPQQQPQQAGFNLMGQPQQQPPQQQQIYNAQLQQQQYLQQYQMQQVQQVQQQMQALRVGTHPSTTQMGWQQASPGLQQGIPAAAGNGGWGAMSTGHTLSNQLWK; this is translated from the exons GACCAAGGTGGGCATCATGGAACATcggtatatttgtatgtattcgGTGTGCTGGTATCCATCGTAATCTAGGAGTCCACATATCCAGGGTTAAATCAGTCAATTTAGATACATGGACAGAAGAACAAATTACG tCTATGGACAATATGGGAAACAAAAAGGCTAGAGATATTTATGAAGCTCATTTGCCACCAACATTTAGAAGACCACAGACAGATTC AAGACCACTGGAAAACTTTATACGATGCAAGTATGAGAAGAAACAGTACATGGATAAGTCTTTTAACCCTCAGGCAGCAAAG AGTGAAAGCAGTAGTACTAATAATAGTACACTTGATAACAATGCTTTGATATGTGTG aaGAAAGAGATTAGGTATGATGAAACTGAGAGAGAAAAGAAGAAACGTGAAAGAAGAGAAAGATCCTCATCACTTACATTGTCCAAACCAGCTGAG GCTGCTTCTGTACCACGCCCTCAAGCCACCCAAGCTGCACAACAACCTGTGCAGCAAAGCAAGGCAGCTGTACAGGCTTCACCtccaccacaagagggcagtaTAACCAATAGTCTCATATCTACTTCACCAGTAGCAGcgccacaacaacaacaacaaccagcCAAACAATCAGCTGTTTCAGATTTATTGTCACTGG ATACACCAGCCCCAAGTTCATCAAACGATCTCCTAGGCATGACATTCAATGGTACTCCTAGTAGTATGCAACCAAATTTAGTTCCGCAAACAGAAAACCAGAATCCTCTAGATGAACCATTGTTTGGTACAGCTACTGCTAACACTGCAGAAGAAGAAGCTAGCAGTCCAGAAAAGTCCAAGAAGTCTAAAGATTCCATTATGGCACTGTATGGGTCGTCTAGTAACCaaactatgtataatgtaccTG GTGGTGTGTATATGCCTCAGACCCAAACTCAACCTCAAAACCAGTTTAACATGGCTCAACCAATGACCAATGGACCAGCATCTGGTATGATGTATGGTCAACAGcaaccaccacaacaacaacaacagcaacagcaaccaCAACAGCAACCACAACAAGCAGGCTTCAACCTGATGGGACAGCCACAGCAACAGCCACCACAACAACAGCAGATATACAACGCACagctacaacaacaacagtactTGCAACAG TACCAAATGCAGCAAGTTCAACAG GTTCAACAACAAATGCAAGCACTCCGAGTAGGTACACATCCTAGCACCACTCAAATGGGCTGGCAACAAGCTTCTCCAGGACTTCAACAAGGTATCCCGGCAGCAGCTGGAAACGGAGGATGGGGTGCCATGTCAACAggccacacccttagcaaccaATTATGGAAATGA
- the LOC144445665 gene encoding stromal membrane-associated protein 1-like isoform X5, with product MSTRTQRDREKSKQEKFQGVLARLLREEDNKYCADCDAKGPRWASWNIGIFVCIRCAGIHRNLGVHISRVKSVNLDTWTEEQITSMDNMGNKKARDIYEAHLPPTFRRPQTDSPLENFIRCKYEKKQYMDKSFNPQAAKKKEIRYDETEREKKKRERRERSSSLTLSKPAEAASVPRPQATQAAQQPVQQSKAAVQASPPPQEGSITNSLISTSPVAAPQQQQQPAKQSAVSDLLSLDTPAPSSSNDLLGMTFNGTPSSMQPNLVPQTENQNPLDEPLFGTATANTAEEEASSPEKSKKSKDSIMALYGSSSNQTMYNVPGGVYMPQTQTQPQNQFNMAQPMTNGPASGMMYGQQQPPQQQQQQQQPQQQPQQAGFNLMGQPQQQPPQQQQIYNAQLQQQQYLQQYQMQQQYQQQYQMQQVQQVQQQMQALRVGTHPSTTQMGWQQASPGLQQGIPAAAGNGGWGAMSTGHTLSNQLWK from the exons GACCAAGGTGGGCATCATGGAACATcggtatatttgtatgtattcgGTGTGCTGGTATCCATCGTAATCTAGGAGTCCACATATCCAGGGTTAAATCAGTCAATTTAGATACATGGACAGAAGAACAAATTACG tCTATGGACAATATGGGAAACAAAAAGGCTAGAGATATTTATGAAGCTCATTTGCCACCAACATTTAGAAGACCACAGACAGATTC ACCACTGGAAAACTTTATACGATGCAAGTATGAGAAGAAACAGTACATGGATAAGTCTTTTAACCCTCAGGCAGCAAAG aaGAAAGAGATTAGGTATGATGAAACTGAGAGAGAAAAGAAGAAACGTGAAAGAAGAGAAAGATCCTCATCACTTACATTGTCCAAACCAGCTGAG GCTGCTTCTGTACCACGCCCTCAAGCCACCCAAGCTGCACAACAACCTGTGCAGCAAAGCAAGGCAGCTGTACAGGCTTCACCtccaccacaagagggcagtaTAACCAATAGTCTCATATCTACTTCACCAGTAGCAGcgccacaacaacaacaacaaccagcCAAACAATCAGCTGTTTCAGATTTATTGTCACTGG ATACACCAGCCCCAAGTTCATCAAACGATCTCCTAGGCATGACATTCAATGGTACTCCTAGTAGTATGCAACCAAATTTAGTTCCGCAAACAGAAAACCAGAATCCTCTAGATGAACCATTGTTTGGTACAGCTACTGCTAACACTGCAGAAGAAGAAGCTAGCAGTCCAGAAAAGTCCAAGAAGTCTAAAGATTCCATTATGGCACTGTATGGGTCGTCTAGTAACCaaactatgtataatgtaccTG GTGGTGTGTATATGCCTCAGACCCAAACTCAACCTCAAAACCAGTTTAACATGGCTCAACCAATGACCAATGGACCAGCATCTGGTATGATGTATGGTCAACAGcaaccaccacaacaacaacaacagcaacagcaaccaCAACAGCAACCACAACAAGCAGGCTTCAACCTGATGGGACAGCCACAGCAACAGCCACCACAACAACAGCAGATATACAACGCACagctacaacaacaacagtactTGCAACAG TATCAAATGCAGCAGCAGTATCAACAGCAG TACCAAATGCAGCAAGTTCAACAG GTTCAACAACAAATGCAAGCACTCCGAGTAGGTACACATCCTAGCACCACTCAAATGGGCTGGCAACAAGCTTCTCCAGGACTTCAACAAGGTATCCCGGCAGCAGCTGGAAACGGAGGATGGGGTGCCATGTCAACAggccacacccttagcaaccaATTATGGAAATGA
- the LOC144445665 gene encoding uncharacterized protein LOC144445665 isoform X1 has product MSTRTQRDREKSKQEKFQGVLARLLREEDNKYCADCDAKGPRWASWNIGIFVCIRCAGIHRNLGVHISRVKSVNLDTWTEEQITSMDNMGNKKARDIYEAHLPPTFRRPQTDSRPLENFIRCKYEKKQYMDKSFNPQAAKSESSSTNNSTLDNNALICVKKEIRYDETEREKKKRERRERSSSLTLSKPAEAASVPRPQATQAAQQPVQQSKAAVQASPPPQEGSITNSLISTSPVAAPQQQQQPAKQSAVSDLLSLDTPAPSSSNDLLGMTFNGTPSSMQPNLVPQTENQNPLDEPLFGTATANTAEEEASSPEKSKKSKDSIMALYGSSSNQTMYNVPGGVYMPQTQTQPQNQFNMAQPMTNGPASGMMYGQQQPPQQQQQQQQPQQQPQQAGFNLMGQPQQQPPQQQQIYNAQLQQQQYLQQYQMQQQYQQQYQMQQVQQVQQQMQALRVGTHPSTTQMGWQQASPGLQQGIPAAAGNGGWGAMSTGHTLSNQLWK; this is encoded by the exons GACCAAGGTGGGCATCATGGAACATcggtatatttgtatgtattcgGTGTGCTGGTATCCATCGTAATCTAGGAGTCCACATATCCAGGGTTAAATCAGTCAATTTAGATACATGGACAGAAGAACAAATTACG tCTATGGACAATATGGGAAACAAAAAGGCTAGAGATATTTATGAAGCTCATTTGCCACCAACATTTAGAAGACCACAGACAGATTC AAGACCACTGGAAAACTTTATACGATGCAAGTATGAGAAGAAACAGTACATGGATAAGTCTTTTAACCCTCAGGCAGCAAAG AGTGAAAGCAGTAGTACTAATAATAGTACACTTGATAACAATGCTTTGATATGTGTG aaGAAAGAGATTAGGTATGATGAAACTGAGAGAGAAAAGAAGAAACGTGAAAGAAGAGAAAGATCCTCATCACTTACATTGTCCAAACCAGCTGAG GCTGCTTCTGTACCACGCCCTCAAGCCACCCAAGCTGCACAACAACCTGTGCAGCAAAGCAAGGCAGCTGTACAGGCTTCACCtccaccacaagagggcagtaTAACCAATAGTCTCATATCTACTTCACCAGTAGCAGcgccacaacaacaacaacaaccagcCAAACAATCAGCTGTTTCAGATTTATTGTCACTGG ATACACCAGCCCCAAGTTCATCAAACGATCTCCTAGGCATGACATTCAATGGTACTCCTAGTAGTATGCAACCAAATTTAGTTCCGCAAACAGAAAACCAGAATCCTCTAGATGAACCATTGTTTGGTACAGCTACTGCTAACACTGCAGAAGAAGAAGCTAGCAGTCCAGAAAAGTCCAAGAAGTCTAAAGATTCCATTATGGCACTGTATGGGTCGTCTAGTAACCaaactatgtataatgtaccTG GTGGTGTGTATATGCCTCAGACCCAAACTCAACCTCAAAACCAGTTTAACATGGCTCAACCAATGACCAATGGACCAGCATCTGGTATGATGTATGGTCAACAGcaaccaccacaacaacaacaacagcaacagcaaccaCAACAGCAACCACAACAAGCAGGCTTCAACCTGATGGGACAGCCACAGCAACAGCCACCACAACAACAGCAGATATACAACGCACagctacaacaacaacagtactTGCAACAG TATCAAATGCAGCAGCAGTATCAACAGCAG TACCAAATGCAGCAAGTTCAACAG GTTCAACAACAAATGCAAGCACTCCGAGTAGGTACACATCCTAGCACCACTCAAATGGGCTGGCAACAAGCTTCTCCAGGACTTCAACAAGGTATCCCGGCAGCAGCTGGAAACGGAGGATGGGGTGCCATGTCAACAggccacacccttagcaaccaATTATGGAAATGA